In Escherichia ruysiae, a genomic segment contains:
- the clpS gene encoding ATP-dependent Clp protease adapter ClpS yields MGKTNDWLDFDQLAEEKVRDALKPPSMYKVILVNDDYTPMEFVIDVLQKFFSYDVERATQLMLAVHYQGKAICGVFTAEVAETKVAMVNKYARENEHPLLCTLEKA; encoded by the coding sequence ATGGGTAAAACGAACGACTGGCTGGACTTTGATCAACTGGCGGAAGAAAAAGTGCGTGACGCGCTAAAACCGCCATCTATGTATAAAGTGATATTAGTCAATGATGATTACACTCCGATGGAGTTTGTTATTGACGTGTTACAAAAATTCTTTTCTTATGATGTAGAACGTGCAACGCAATTGATGCTCGCTGTTCACTACCAGGGGAAGGCCATTTGCGGAGTCTTTACCGCCGAGGTTGCAGAAACCAAAGTGGCGATGGTGAACAAGTACGCGAGGGAGAACGAGCATCCATTGCTGTGTACGCTGGAAAAAGCCTGA
- the aqpZ gene encoding aquaporin Z, translating into MFRKLAAECFGTFWLVFGGCGSAVLAAAFPELGIGFAGVALAFGLTVLTMAFAVGHISGGHFNPAVTIGLWAGGRFPAKEVVGYVIAQVVGGIVAAALLYLIASGKAGFDAAASGFASNGYGEHSPGGYSMLSALVVELVLSAGFLLVIHGATDKYAPAGFAPIAIGLALTLIHLISIPVTNTSVNPARSTAVAIFQGGWALEQLWFFWVVPIVGGIIGGLIYRTLLEKRD; encoded by the coding sequence ATGTTCAGAAAATTAGCAGCTGAATGTTTTGGTACTTTCTGGCTTGTATTTGGTGGCTGCGGTAGCGCAGTGCTGGCAGCAGCGTTCCCGGAATTAGGCATTGGTTTTGCTGGTGTCGCGCTGGCTTTTGGTCTGACCGTACTGACCATGGCCTTCGCTGTCGGTCATATTTCTGGTGGTCATTTTAACCCGGCAGTCACTATTGGTTTATGGGCTGGCGGTCGTTTCCCGGCAAAAGAAGTCGTTGGCTATGTGATTGCCCAGGTTGTCGGCGGTATTGTGGCGGCGGCATTGCTGTATTTAATTGCCAGCGGCAAAGCTGGATTTGACGCGGCAGCCAGCGGTTTTGCTTCTAACGGTTATGGCGAGCATTCACCGGGCGGTTATTCCATGCTTTCTGCACTGGTGGTTGAACTGGTACTGAGTGCGGGTTTCCTGCTGGTGATCCACGGTGCAACCGACAAATACGCTCCGGCGGGTTTTGCACCCATTGCCATTGGTCTGGCATTAACACTGATTCACTTAATCAGTATTCCGGTGACTAACACTTCCGTTAACCCGGCGCGCAGTACTGCGGTTGCTATCTTCCAGGGCGGTTGGGCATTAGAACAACTGTGGTTCTTCTGGGTGGTGCCAATTGTCGGCGGTATTATCGGTGGTCTGATTTACCGTACTCTGCTGGAAAAACGTGATTAA
- the cspD gene encoding cold shock-like protein CspD yields the protein MEKGTVKWFNNAKGFGFICPEGGGEDIFAHYSTIQMDGYRTLKAGQSVQFDVHQGPKGNHASVIVPVEVEAAVA from the coding sequence ATGGAAAAGGGTACTGTTAAGTGGTTCAACAATGCCAAAGGGTTTGGTTTCATCTGCCCTGAAGGCGGCGGCGAAGATATTTTCGCTCATTATTCCACCATCCAGATGGATGGTTACAGAACGCTAAAAGCTGGGCAATCCGTTCAGTTTGATGTCCACCAGGGGCCAAAAGGCAATCATGCCAGTGTTATTGTGCCCGTCGAAGTAGAAGCGGCAGTCGCATAG
- the macB gene encoding macrolide ABC transporter ATP-binding protein/permease MacB, which yields MTPLLELKDIRRSYPAGDEQVEVLKGISLDIYAGEMVAIVGASGSGKSTLMNILGCLDKATSGTYRVAGQDVATLDADALAQLRREHFGFIFQRYHLLSHLTAEQNVEVPAVYAGLERKQRLLRAQELLQRLGLEDRTEYYPAQLSGGQQQRVSIARALMNGGQVILADEPTGALDSHSGEEVMAILHQLRDRGHTVIIVTHDPQVAAQAERVIEIRDGEIVRNPPAIEKENVAGGTEPVVKTASGWRQFVSGFNEALTMAWRALAANKMRTLLTMLGIIIGIASVVSIVVVGDAAKQMVLADIRSIGTNTIDVYPGKDFGDDDPQYQQALKYDDLIAIQKQPWVASATPAVSQNLRLRYNNVDVAASANGVSGDYFNVYGMTFSEGNTFNQEQLNGRAQVVVLDSNTRRQLFPHKADVVGEVILVGNMPARVIGVAEEKQSMFGSSKVLRVWLPYSTMSGRVMGQSWLNSITVRVKEGFDSAEAEQQLTRLLSLRHGKKDFFTWNMDGVLKTVEKTTRTLQLFLTLVAVISLVVGGIGVMNIMLVSVTERTREIGIRMAVGARASDVLQQFLIEAVLVCLVGGALGISLSLLIAFTLQLFLPGWEIGFSPLALLLAFLCSTITGILFGWLPARNAARLDPVDALARE from the coding sequence ATGACGCCTTTGCTCGAATTGAAGGATATTCGCCGCAGCTATCCCGCTGGGGATGAGCAGGTCGAGGTGCTGAAGGGCATCAGCCTTGATATTTATGCCGGTGAGATGGTGGCGATTGTCGGCGCTTCGGGTTCTGGTAAATCGACCCTGATGAATATTCTCGGCTGCCTGGATAAAGCCACCAGCGGCACCTATCGCGTTGCCGGTCAGGATGTTGCCACACTGGACGCCGATGCGCTGGCGCAACTGCGCCGCGAGCATTTTGGCTTTATTTTCCAGCGTTACCATTTGCTTTCGCATTTAACCGCCGAGCAGAACGTTGAAGTACCCGCCGTCTATGCCGGTCTTGAGAGGAAACAGCGACTGCTACGCGCCCAGGAGTTACTGCAACGACTGGGGCTGGAAGACCGCACAGAATATTACCCTGCGCAGCTTTCCGGCGGTCAGCAACAGCGCGTCAGTATCGCGCGGGCATTGATGAACGGCGGGCAGGTGATCCTTGCCGATGAACCGACCGGCGCACTGGACAGCCATTCTGGCGAAGAGGTCATGGCGATCCTGCATCAGTTACGCGATCGCGGGCACACGGTGATTATTGTCACCCACGATCCGCAGGTCGCTGCTCAGGCCGAGCGGGTGATCGAAATTCGCGACGGCGAAATCGTGCGCAATCCGCCCGCTATTGAAAAGGAGAATGTTGCTGGCGGGACGGAGCCTGTAGTCAAAACGGCGTCTGGCTGGCGGCAGTTTGTCAGCGGTTTTAACGAGGCGCTGACGATGGCGTGGCGGGCGCTGGCAGCGAATAAAATGCGTACTTTACTGACCATGCTGGGGATTATTATCGGTATTGCGTCGGTGGTTTCTATTGTCGTGGTGGGCGACGCCGCCAAACAAATGGTGCTGGCGGATATTCGTTCTATTGGTACGAATACTATTGATGTCTATCCCGGGAAAGATTTTGGCGATGACGATCCGCAATATCAACAGGCGCTTAAATACGACGACTTAATCGCTATTCAAAAACAACCGTGGGTCGCCTCTGCCACCCCCGCTGTCTCGCAAAACCTGCGCCTGCGTTATAACAATGTTGATGTAGCTGCCAGTGCCAATGGCGTGAGCGGCGATTATTTCAATGTCTATGGCATGACCTTCAGCGAAGGCAACACCTTTAATCAGGAGCAACTCAACGGTCGCGCGCAGGTCGTCGTTCTCGACAGTAATACCCGCCGTCAGCTTTTCCCGCATAAAGCGGATGTGGTTGGCGAGGTGATTCTGGTTGGTAATATGCCAGCGAGGGTCATCGGCGTAGCGGAAGAAAAACAGTCGATGTTTGGTAGCAGTAAAGTGCTGCGCGTGTGGTTGCCTTACAGCACGATGTCCGGGCGAGTTATGGGACAGTCGTGGCTTAACTCAATTACCGTAAGAGTGAAAGAAGGCTTTGACAGCGCCGAGGCGGAACAGCAACTGACGCGTTTGTTGTCGCTGCGTCACGGCAAAAAGGATTTCTTCACCTGGAACATGGACGGCGTCTTGAAAACCGTCGAAAAGACCACACGTACTTTACAACTGTTTCTGACGCTGGTGGCGGTGATTTCGCTGGTGGTTGGAGGCATTGGTGTAATGAACATTATGCTGGTGTCAGTGACCGAGCGAACGCGGGAAATTGGCATTCGCATGGCTGTGGGGGCGCGAGCCAGCGATGTACTGCAACAGTTTCTGATCGAAGCCGTGCTGGTTTGTCTGGTGGGTGGCGCGTTGGGGATCTCTCTTTCGCTGTTAATCGCTTTCACCTTGCAGCTTTTTTTACCCGGCTGGGAAATTGGCTTTTCTCCGTTGGCGCTGCTGCTGGCGTTTCTTTGCTCGACCATTACCGGGATTTTATTCGGCTGGCTGCCTGCGAGAAATGCGGCACGGCTGGATCCAGTGGATGCTCTGGCGCGAGAGTAG
- a CDS encoding VirK/YbjX family protein, which translates to MNMSQLTERSFTPSESLSSLSLFLSLARGQCRPGKFWHRRSFRQKFLLRSLIMPRLSVEWMNELSHWPNLNTLLTRQPRLPVRLHRPYLAANLSRKQLLEALRYHYALLRACMSAEEFSLYLNTPGLQLAKLEGKNGEPFTLELTMMISMDKEGDSTILFRNSEGIPLAEITFTLCEYQGKRTMFIGGLQGAKWEIPHQEIQNATKACHGLFPKRLVMEAACLFAQRLQVEQIIAVSNETHIYRSLRYRDKEGKIHADYNAFWESVGGVCDAERHYRLPALIARKEVAEIASKKRAEYRRRYEMLDAIQPQMATMFRG; encoded by the coding sequence ATGAATATGTCGCAGCTAACTGAACGGTCCTTTACGCCATCTGAATCTCTCAGCAGCCTGTCTCTTTTTCTTAGTCTGGCACGCGGACAGTGTCGACCAGGTAAATTCTGGCACCGACGTAGCTTTCGTCAGAAATTTTTGCTGCGCTCGTTGATTATGCCGCGCTTAAGCGTTGAATGGATGAACGAACTATCCCACTGGCCTAATCTCAATACGCTGTTAACACGCCAGCCGCGACTGCCTGTTCGTCTGCATCGCCCTTACCTTGCCGCCAATCTTAGCCGTAAGCAATTACTCGAGGCACTACGTTACCATTATGCATTGCTGCGTGCGTGTATGTCGGCAGAAGAATTCAGCTTATATTTGAATACCCCCGGCCTGCAACTGGCGAAGCTGGAAGGTAAAAATGGTGAGCCGTTCACGCTTGAGCTGACCATGATGATCTCAATGGATAAAGAAGGTGACAGCACAATCCTGTTCCGCAACAGTGAAGGTATTCCTCTGGCAGAGATCACTTTTACCCTGTGTGAATATCAGGGGAAAAGAACGATGTTTATTGGTGGACTGCAAGGTGCGAAATGGGAAATTCCGCATCAGGAAATTCAGAATGCGACGAAAGCCTGCCACGGGCTATTTCCAAAACGCCTCGTGATGGAAGCGGCCTGCCTGTTTGCCCAACGTTTACAGGTAGAGCAAATCATTGCCGTCAGTAATGAAACGCATATTTACCGCAGCCTGCGTTATCGCGATAAAGAAGGCAAGATCCATGCAGATTACAACGCTTTCTGGGAATCGGTTGGCGGCGTATGTGATGCTGAACGCCATTACCGCCTTCCGGCACTGATAGCACGAAAAGAAGTTGCCGAAATCGCCAGTAAAAAACGAGCTGAATACCGTCGGCGCTATGAGATGCTCGACGCCATTCAGCCACAGATGGCAACGATGTTTCGCGGTTAA
- the hcr gene encoding NADH oxidoreductase: protein MTMPTNQCPWRMQVHHIKQETPDVWTISLICHDYYPYRAGQYALVSVRNSAETLRAYTISSTPGVSEYITLTVRRIDDGVGSQWLTREVKRGDYLWLSDAMGEFTCDDKSEDKFLLLAAGCGVTPIMSMRRWLAKNRPQADVQVIYNVRTPQDVIFADEWRNYPVTLVAENNVSEGFIAGRLTRELLASVPDLASRTVMTCGPAPYMDWVEQEVKTLGVTRFFKEKFFTPVAEAATSGLKFTKLQPAQEFYAPVGTTLLEALESNKVPVVAACRAGVCGCCKTKVVSGEYTVSSTMTLTDAEIAEGYVLACSCHPQGDMVLA, encoded by the coding sequence ATGACGATGCCAACGAATCAATGCCCGTGGCGGATGCAGGTTCATCACATTAAGCAAGAAACGCCGGATGTGTGGACGATTTCCCTGATTTGCCACGATTACTATCCGTATCGCGCCGGGCAATATGCGCTGGTCAGCGTGCGAAACTCAGCCGAAACGCTGCGTGCTTATACCATCTCCTCCACACCTGGTGTGAGTGAATACATCACCCTGACCGTGCGGCGGATTGATGACGGTGTCGGTTCCCAGTGGCTGACCCGCGAAGTGAAACGCGGTGACTATCTCTGGCTTTCGGACGCGATGGGGGAATTTACCTGCGACGATAAATCTGAAGATAAATTCCTGTTACTGGCGGCCGGCTGCGGCGTCACGCCGATTATGTCGATGCGTCGCTGGCTGGCGAAAAATCGTCCGCAGGCAGATGTACAGGTGATCTACAACGTGCGTACGCCGCAGGACGTCATTTTCGCCGATGAGTGGCGTAATTATCCGGTGACGCTGGTGGCAGAAAATAACGTCAGTGAGGGCTTTATCGCTGGGCGTCTCACTCGCGAACTGTTGGCAAGCGTTCCTGACCTGGCTTCGCGTACTGTGATGACCTGTGGCCCGGCGCCGTATATGGATTGGGTGGAACAGGAAGTGAAGACGCTTGGCGTGACACGTTTCTTTAAAGAGAAATTCTTTACGCCAGTGGCGGAAGCGGCGACCAGCGGTCTGAAATTCACCAAACTGCAACCGGCGCAAGAATTTTACGCACCGGTTGGCACCACGCTGCTGGAGGCGCTGGAAAGCAACAAAGTTCCGGTTGTCGCCGCCTGCCGTGCGGGTGTTTGCGGCTGCTGTAAGACAAAAGTGGTTTCCGGTGAATATACGGTGAGCAGCACCATGACGCTGACCGACGCCGAAATCGCTGAAGGTTACGTACTGGCGTGTTCATGTCATCCGCAGGGGGATATGGTGCTCGCCTAA
- the lysO gene encoding L-lysine exporter LysO: MFSGLLIILVPLIVGYLIPLRQKAALKVINQLLSWMVYLILFFMGISLAFLDNLASNLLAILHYSAVSITVILLCNIAALMWLERGLPWRNHHQQEKLPSRIAMALESLKLCGVVVIGFAIGLSGLGFLQHATEASEYTLILLLFLVGIQLRNNGMTLKQIVLNRRGMIVAVVVVASSLIGGLINAFILDLPINTALAMASGFGWYSLSGILLTESFGPVIGSAAFFNDLARELIAIMLIPGLIRRSRSTALGLCGATSMDFTLPVLQRTGGLDMVPAAIVHGFILSLLVPILIALFSA, translated from the coding sequence ATGTTTTCTGGGCTGTTAATCATTCTGGTTCCCCTGATTGTGGGTTACCTCATTCCGCTTCGCCAAAAAGCTGCATTAAAAGTTATTAATCAGCTATTAAGCTGGATGGTTTACCTTATTCTCTTTTTTATGGGTATCAGTCTGGCGTTTCTCGATAACCTCGCCAGTAACCTGTTGGCGATTCTGCATTATTCTGCCGTCAGTATTACCGTTATTTTACTGTGTAATATTGCCGCCCTTATGTGGCTGGAGCGCGGTTTGCCGTGGCGTAATCACCATCAGCAAGAAAAACTCCCGTCACGTATTGCGATGGCGCTGGAGTCGCTAAAACTGTGCGGCGTAGTCGTAATTGGTTTTGCCATTGGCCTTAGCGGATTAGGTTTCTTACAACACGCCACTGAAGCCAGCGAATACACCTTAATTCTGTTACTTTTCCTCGTCGGTATTCAGCTACGCAATAATGGCATGACCTTAAAGCAGATTGTCCTTAATCGCCGGGGAATGATTGTCGCTGTAGTGGTGGTTGCCAGTTCTTTAATTGGTGGCTTAATTAACGCCTTTATTCTTGATCTCCCCATCAATACCGCGCTGGCAATGGCCTCCGGTTTCGGCTGGTATTCTCTTTCCGGTATTTTGTTGACCGAATCTTTTGGGCCGGTAATCGGAAGCGCGGCGTTTTTTAATGATCTGGCTCGTGAGCTAATCGCCATTATGCTCATCCCCGGTCTTATCCGTCGCAGTCGCTCAACGGCACTGGGTTTGTGCGGTGCCACATCAATGGATTTCACCCTACCCGTGCTTCAGCGGACAGGCGGGCTGGATATGGTCCCGGCGGCGATTGTTCACGGTTTTATTCTTAGCCTGTTAGTGCCAATTCTGATCGCCCTTTTCTCTGCGTAA
- a CDS encoding ATP-dependent endonuclease gives MILERVEIVGFRGINRLSLMLEQNNVLIGENAWGKSSLLDALTLLLSPESDLYHFERDDFWFPTGDINGREHHLHIILTFRESLPGRHRVRRYRPLEACWTPCADGYHRIFYRLEGESAEDGSVMTLRSFLDKDGHPIDVEDINDQARHLVRLMPVLRLRDARFMRRIRSGTVPNVPNVEVTARQLDFLARELSSHPQNLSDGQIRQGLSAMVQLLEHYFSEQGAGQARYRLMRRRASNEQRSWRYLDIINRMIDRPGGRSYRVILLGLFATLLQAKGTLRLDKDARPLLLIEDPETRLHPIMLSVAWHLLNLLPLQRIATTNSGELLSLTPVEHVCRLVRESSRVAAWRLGPSGLSTEDSRRISFHIRFNRPSSLFARCWLLVEGETETWVINELARQCGHHFDAEGIKVIEFAQSGLKPLVKFARRMGIEWHVLVDGDEAGKKYAATVRSLLNNDREAEREHLTALPALDMEHFMYRQGFSDVFHRVAQIPENVPMNLRKIISKAIHRSSKPDLAIEVAMEAGRRGVESVPTLLKKMFSRVLWLARGRAD, from the coding sequence ATGATTCTTGAGCGCGTTGAAATTGTGGGTTTTCGCGGTATCAACCGTTTATCGTTGATGCTGGAACAAAACAATGTCCTGATTGGGGAGAACGCGTGGGGTAAATCCAGCTTGCTGGACGCTTTAACCCTGCTGTTATCGCCAGAGTCAGATCTCTACCATTTTGAGCGCGACGATTTCTGGTTTCCGACGGGAGATATCAATGGGCGGGAACATCATCTGCATATCATTTTGACCTTCCGCGAATCGCTGCCAGGCCGGCATCGGGTGCGCCGCTATCGTCCGCTGGAAGCGTGCTGGACGCCGTGCGCCGATGGCTATCACCGTATTTTTTATCGCCTGGAAGGGGAGAGTGCGGAAGACGGCAGTGTGATGACACTCCGCAGTTTTCTCGATAAAGACGGACATCCGATTGATGTCGAGGATATTAACGATCAGGCACGCCATCTGGTGCGTTTAATGCCGGTGCTGCGCTTGCGTGATGCCCGTTTTATGCGCCGTATTCGTAGTGGCACGGTGCCAAATGTCCCCAATGTGGAAGTCACCGCACGCCAGCTCGATTTCCTCGCCCGTGAGTTATCCTCGCATCCACAAAATCTCTCTGATGGGCAGATTCGTCAGGGACTTTCGGCAATGGTGCAACTGCTTGAGCATTATTTCTCTGAGCAGGGAGCCGGACAGGCGAGATATCGTTTAATGCGGCGGCGAGCCAGCAATGAGCAACGAAGCTGGCGATATCTGGATATCATCAACCGGATGATTGACCGGCCCGGAGGTCGCTCGTATAGGGTTATTTTGCTCGGCCTGTTTGCCACTTTATTGCAGGCAAAAGGTACATTACGGCTGGATAAAGACGCCCGTCCATTATTGCTGATAGAAGATCCAGAAACCCGTTTACACCCCATTATGCTTTCCGTTGCCTGGCATCTGCTGAATCTTCTGCCATTGCAACGTATTGCTACAACCAACTCTGGCGAGCTGCTTTCGTTAACACCGGTAGAGCATGTTTGCCGTCTGGTGCGTGAATCTTCTCGCGTTGCCGCCTGGCGTCTGGGGCCGAGTGGCTTGAGTACTGAAGATAGCCGACGCATATCCTTTCATATTCGTTTTAATCGTCCGTCATCGCTGTTTGCTCGCTGCTGGTTGCTGGTGGAAGGGGAAACAGAAACCTGGGTTATCAATGAACTGGCGCGCCAGTGTGGACACCATTTCGATGCCGAAGGGATCAAGGTCATTGAATTTGCCCAGTCCGGGCTAAAGCCACTGGTTAAATTTGCCCGGCGAATGGGGATTGAATGGCATGTACTGGTCGATGGCGATGAAGCAGGGAAGAAATATGCCGCTACGGTACGCAGCCTGTTGAATAACGATCGGGAAGCTGAACGAGAACATTTAACGGCGTTACCGGCGCTGGATATGGAACATTTTATGTATCGCCAGGGATTTTCCGATGTGTTCCACCGCGTGGCGCAGATCCCGGAAAATGTGCCGATGAATCTGCGCAAAATTATCTCGAAGGCGATCCATCGCTCTTCCAAACCCGATCTTGCCATTGAAGTGGCAATGGAGGCCGGCCGTCGTGGTGTGGAATCCGTACCGACGCTGCTGAAAAAAATGTTCTCACGCGTGCTGTGGCTGGCGCGCGGTCGGGCAGATTAA
- the macA gene encoding macrolide transporter subunit MacA, producing MKNRRTVKKRYVIALVIVIAGLIALWRILNAPVPTYQTLIVRPGDLQQSVLATGKLDALRKVDVGAQVSGQLKTLSVAIGDKVKKDQLLGVIDPEQAENQIKEVEATLMELRAQRQQAEAELKLARVTYSRQQRLAQTQAVSQQDLDTAATEMAVKQAQIGTIDAQIKRNQASLDTAKTNLDYTRIVAPMAGEVTQITTLQGQTVIAAQQAPNILTLADMSTMLVKAQVSEADVIHLKPGQKAWFTVLGDPLTRYEGQIKDVLPTPEKVNDAIFYYARFEVPNPNGLLRLDMTAQVHIQLTDVKNVLTIPLSALGDPVGDNRYKVKLLRNGETREREVTIGARNDTDVEIVKGLEAGDEVVIGEAKPGAAQ from the coding sequence ATGAAAAATCGGAGAACCGTGAAGAAACGTTACGTTATTGCGCTGGTGATAGTCATCGCCGGGCTGATTGCGTTATGGAGAATTCTCAACGCGCCCGTGCCGACTTATCAGACACTGATTGTTCGCCCCGGTGATTTGCAGCAAAGCGTACTGGCGACCGGAAAGCTGGACGCGCTGCGTAAGGTTGACGTGGGCGCGCAGGTTAGCGGTCAGTTGAAAACGCTGTCGGTGGCGATTGGCGATAAAGTTAAAAAAGATCAGCTTTTAGGGGTTATTGATCCTGAGCAGGCTGAAAACCAGATCAAGGAAGTGGAAGCAACACTGATGGAGCTGCGCGCGCAGCGGCAACAGGCGGAAGCGGAGTTGAAACTGGCGCGGGTGACGTATTCACGTCAACAACGTCTGGCGCAAACGCAGGCGGTTTCACAACAGGATCTCGACACCGCCGCGACGGAGATGGCTGTGAAACAGGCGCAAATCGGCACTATTGACGCGCAAATCAAGCGCAATCAGGCCTCTCTCGACACCGCTAAAACCAATCTTGATTACACCCGCATCGTTGCCCCGATGGCCGGGGAAGTCACGCAAATCACCACTCTGCAAGGTCAGACGGTGATTGCCGCACAACAAGCACCGAACATTCTGACGCTGGCGGATATGAGCACCATGCTGGTAAAAGCGCAGGTTTCTGAAGCGGACGTCATTCACCTGAAGCCGGGGCAAAAAGCCTGGTTTACGGTGCTTGGCGATCCGCTGACGCGCTACGAAGGGCAGATTAAAGACGTGCTACCGACGCCGGAAAAGGTTAACGACGCCATTTTCTACTATGCCCGTTTTGAAGTCCCAAACCCCAATGGTTTGCTGCGACTGGATATGACCGCACAGGTTCATATTCAGCTCACCGATGTGAAAAACGTGCTGACGATCCCTCTGTCAGCGTTAGGCGATCCGGTTGGTGATAATCGTTATAAGGTTAAATTGTTGCGTAATGGTGAAACACGCGAGCGTGAAGTGACGATTGGCGCACGTAACGATACCGATGTTGAGATTGTCAAAGGGCTGGAAGCGGGCGATGAAGTGGTGATTGGTGAGGCCAAGCCAGGAGCTGCGCAATGA
- the hcp gene encoding hydroxylamine reductase: protein MFCVQCEQTIRTPAGNGCSYAQGMCGKTAETSDLQDLLIAALQGLSAWAVKAREYGIINHDVDSFAPRAFFSTLTNVNFDSPRIVGYAREAIALREALKAQCLAVDANAHVDNPMADLQLASDDLGELQRQAAEFTPNKDKAAIGENILGLRLLCLYGLKGAAAYMEHAHVLGQYDNDIYAQYHKIMAWLGTWPSDMNALLECSMEIGQMNFKVMSILDAGETGKYGHPTPTQVNVKATAGKCILISGHDLKDLYNLLEQTEGTGVNVYTHGEMLPAHGYPELRKFKHLVGNYGSGWQNQQVEFARFPGPIVMTSNCIIDPTVGAYDDRIWTRSIVGWPGVRHLDGEDFSAVIAQAQQMAGFPYSEIPHLINVGFGRQTLLGAADTLIDLVSREKLRHIFLLGGCDGARGERHYFTDFATSVPDDCLILTLACGKYRFNKLEFGDIEGLPRLVDAGQCNDAYSAIILAVTLAEKLGCGVNDLPLSLVLSWFEQKAIVILLTLLSLGVKNIVTGPTAPGFLTPDLLAVLNEKFGLRSITTVEEDMKQLLSA, encoded by the coding sequence ATGTTTTGTGTGCAATGTGAACAAACTATCCGTACTCCGGCAGGAAACGGCTGCTCATACGCGCAGGGGATGTGTGGTAAAACGGCGGAAACCTCTGACCTTCAGGATTTACTCATCGCGGCGCTGCAAGGGCTTTCGGCCTGGGCGGTTAAAGCGCGTGAATACGGCATCATCAACCACGATGTAGACAGCTTTGCGCCACGCGCATTTTTCTCAACCCTGACCAACGTTAACTTCGATTCTCCGCGTATTGTCGGCTACGCTCGTGAAGCGATTGCCCTGCGCGAGGCGTTGAAAGCGCAATGCCTGGCTGTAGATGCCAACGCCCACGTCGATAATCCGATGGCGGACTTACAACTGGCGAGCGACGATCTCGGCGAACTGCAACGTCAGGCAGCAGAATTTACTCCGAACAAAGATAAAGCGGCGATTGGCGAAAACATTCTCGGCCTGCGTCTGCTCTGCCTGTATGGCCTGAAAGGTGCGGCAGCCTATATGGAACACGCGCATGTTCTCGGTCAATACGACAACGATATTTACGCCCAGTACCATAAAATCATGGCATGGCTGGGGACGTGGCCTTCCGATATGAACGCACTTCTCGAATGTTCAATGGAAATCGGTCAGATGAACTTCAAAGTGATGAGCATTCTGGATGCAGGCGAAACCGGTAAATATGGTCACCCGACGCCAACTCAGGTCAACGTGAAAGCGACGGCGGGTAAATGCATCCTGATTTCCGGTCACGATCTCAAAGATCTCTACAACCTGCTGGAACAGACCGAAGGCACGGGCGTTAACGTCTACACCCACGGCGAAATGCTGCCAGCGCATGGCTATCCGGAACTGCGTAAATTCAAACATCTGGTCGGTAACTACGGCAGCGGCTGGCAGAATCAACAAGTTGAGTTCGCTCGCTTCCCTGGTCCCATCGTGATGACCTCTAACTGCATCATCGACCCAACCGTGGGCGCTTATGACGATCGTATCTGGACCCGCAGTATTGTTGGCTGGCCGGGCGTGCGTCATCTGGATGGCGAAGATTTCTCTGCGGTTATCGCCCAGGCGCAACAAATGGCGGGCTTCCCGTACAGCGAAATTCCGCACCTGATCAATGTGGGCTTTGGTCGCCAGACGCTGCTTGGCGCGGCGGATACGCTGATTGATCTGGTCAGCCGCGAAAAACTGCGTCATATCTTCCTGCTTGGCGGCTGTGACGGCGCACGCGGCGAACGTCACTACTTCACCGATTTCGCCACCAGCGTGCCGGATGACTGCCTGATCCTGACCCTCGCCTGTGGTAAATATCGCTTTAACAAACTTGAGTTTGGCGATATCGAAGGTCTGCCGCGTCTGGTGGATGCCGGTCAGTGTAACGATGCATACTCGGCGATTATTCTGGCGGTAACGCTGGCAGAAAAACTGGGATGCGGTGTCAACGATCTGCCGTTGTCGCTGGTGCTCTCCTGGTTTGAACAGAAAGCGATTGTCATTCTGCTGACACTGCTTTCTCTGGGCGTGAAAAATATCGTCACCGGCCCGACTGCACCTGGCTTCCTGACCCCAGACCTGCTGGCGGTGCTGAATGAGAAATTCGGCCTGCGTTCTATCACCACTGTTGAAGAAGACATGAAGCAACTGTTGAGCGCGTAA